TCGATGAAGCAGATCTGCCAATCGTCGATCATGCCGCAGAGCTCTTCCACCGGGCCGTCGAGAAAGGTCTGTTCTTCGGCCGTGAGCTTGGGCGCCGGCGTCGCCAGCAGCCGGTCGAAATCCGGCGAGCCGCTCATGAGCTCGGCATCCCACCATACGGTGCCGGCCTCCAGCGCCTCGCGCTCGGTGTCGGACATGGAGGGCAGGATGCGGCGCACCCGCTCCAGCACCGGGCGCGAGATCCGCTCTTGCCGGAATGTCGCAAGGTCTATCGCCATGTCCGGTCATTCCTCGAAGGGGGTATCGAACCACTGGGCATCAGGCCGGTGCATTGAACCACAAGTCAGATGAGGGGCACAATCGGCTCAGCCGGAGGTGCTAGGATATCAGCAGCTTAGAGCCGATCCCATACTGGCCGGCCGGGCAGTATCTGAACATCTCTTGCTGACAGATCCCAGCAGCGGCCATGTCGATGTTTAATCAGTTGTTGCAAAAGGAAAAGCCCGCGCATGGACAGCGCGGGCTGGTCGATAGACGTTCGTGCTTCAGGCTTCAGGAGACGCTCGGGCCTTCCGGCGCGACCTGACGGCGCTCGGCCATGAACCGATCGAACTCCTCCTGGTCGCGGGCGGCGCGCAGCCGCTCCACATAGTCGCTGAACGCGCGCTGCTCTTCCTCGAGCCGCCGCAGCGTCTCGCGCTTATACTTGTCGAAGGCGGCATTGCCTGTGCTGGTATGCATGTGCATGCCGGAGCACCAGGTCCGGCTGAAGCCGAAGCGGTGGTTCGAGCCATTGCGCTCGCTCAAACGGTCGCGCAGCCTCCGGAAATCGTCATCGATCTGGCCACCCCAGAGGATATAGGCGAGAACCGCCAAGCCGATCGGCCACCACACCATGAAACCGAGGACCAGCGTGGCGACGCTCAGTGGGGTCCACCGGCGGCCGGTCGTCTTCGTGAGTGTCATCGAGAACCCTCCATGCTAGGCATGGTGGTATATGGTGGGTAAATGCGCCCCTTCAAGGTGATAGCGGGAAGACCTGGAGGCGAGAGGATGAGTATCGAAGAGGTTCAGCTGCCGAGATATGAGGACGTTGCGGCGGCAGCACGGCGCCTGCGCGGGCGTGCGGTGCGAACGCCGCTCCTGGGCACGCCCAGCCTCGACGACAAGCTCGGCTTCAGGCTGCGCATCAAGGCCGAGACTCTGCAGCGTACCGGCTCGTTCAAGTTCCGCGGCGCCTTCAACCGCATTTCACAGATCGACCGCGCGCAGAACCCCGGCGGGGTTGTCGCCTATTCCTCGGGCAATCACGGCCAGGGCGTGGCCGCCGCAGCCGCCCTCTGCGGCCTTCCGGCTGTCGTGGTGATGCCGGCTGATTCCCCGCAAATAAAATTGCGCAACACTGCCGGCTACGGCGCGGAGGTCGTGACGTTCGACCGGGCGAAAGAAGATCGCGAGGTGATCGCCGCCCGAATAGCGCACGACCGCAAGGCGGTGATCGTGCCGCCCTATGACGACCCAGCCATCATCGCGGGCCAGGGCACCGCGGGCCTGGAGGTCGCGGAACAGGCCAAGGCGGCGGAGTTGGCGATCGATCATCTCGTGGCGCCGGTCAGCGGCGGCGGCCTGATCGCCGGCATCGCGCTCGCCATGGAGCAGCTGTCGCGCGGCACCAAGCTGTGGACGGCCGAGCCGGCTCAATTCGACGACCATGCCCGCTCACTGGCCGCGGGCCGCCGGGAACAGAACGCGGCGCTGAGCGGGTCGATCTGCGACGCGCTCATGGCCCGGTCCCCGGGCGTGCTGACCTTCGCCATCAACCAGCCGCGGCTGGCCGGCGGTCTGGTGGTCTCGGACGACGAAGTGCGCGATGCCATGGCGGTCGCCTTCGATGTCCTCAAGCTGGTGATCGAGCCGGGCGGAGCGGTGGCGCTTGCGGCAGTGCTTACGGGCAAGCTCGACATCGCTGCGGGTGAAACCGTGGTTGTTGTGGCCTCGGGCGGCAATGTCGACCGCCGCAGCTTTGCGGAGGCTCTGGCCGCGGGCGGCTCTCTCTAACGCCAAGGAGGCAGGCGTCTGTCGCGTGGCCCTAGACCTCATGTGCCGGCTTAGCGGTCTTCCCCAACGTCATCCGTCTCGGATGGGCTCTCGGGCGCCTCCTCGGCGAAGTCGGGGAGGGGCGTCAGCGCGGCGCTGGGCTTGCGCACGATGACGATGCGGCCCTGCGCGCCACCATCTTCGCCTCCTTTCGTTTCCGCCTTGTCTGCGGCGGGCTGGGACGGGCGGGCGCTCGGCTCGGCATTTCCCGAAACGGCAGCCTGCCCCGCGGGCCGACGATCGGGCGGCAGTATTTCCGCCTTGCTGGCCATGGATGGAGTGCCGGTACGGCTGCGTTCGTCCGCGAGGGCCTGGTCCAGGGTGCGCAGGAGGGTCAGGCCGCGGCGGACTGCCAGCGCCACGCCGTGGTGGTTCTTCGACAGCTTGGCCAGCTTTTCGACCGCTCGCGCCAGCCGCCGGCGTGTTTCGGGGCTGGACGTCTCCGTGGCGATATCGTTGTGAGCGCTGCGCAAGATCAGGATCAGCTCGTCCAGATCGGCGCTCTGCCGGCTCAAGCGGCTGTCGATGGAGCGGAATGCGTCGCTGCGGGCCTCGATACGGTCGGCCTCGCTGCCGGTGCTCGCCAGGATGGCGGTGACGTCGCTCAGCGCATCCCGCAGGAGGCCGCGGATCTTATGAACCGCGTTGGAGCTCTCGAGCGAGGGCACGAACTCGACGGTCTGCGCGCTGACCACCCGTTCCAGCCGTTTGATCGCATCGAGCAGGATGCGGGTGTCCGCCGCGCGATTGCGCCTGGCATATTCGGCCAGGAACCAGCGGCCGCGTGGGGTTTCCATGACCGCCTGTTCGATCAGCTCGTAGTCTTCCTCGCGAACCGGCGTCAGTCTGCGGCCATCGCTCATACTCGAACATCCCACCACAATCCTCGACGGACGCCCTCTCCGCGCCCGTAGCCGATATCGGCCATACGTGCACTCGGCCGCGCCCACGCGCGTCCGGCGTGTTTAACGGAGTATTGTGTGGAATGATTGAGGAAGCGTTGCCCGCAACCCGATGCGTTAACCCCAGAGTTCCGGCGGTGGCGGGAACATCGTGCTGCCCTCGAAACGAATGCCCGGTTCGCGGTCGCGGGCCAGGAGCAGCGGCCCATCGAGATCCACCACCGCGGCGCGCTGGGCCACGATCATCGCAGGCGCCATGGCAAGGGAGGTGGCCAACATGCAGCCGACCATGATGCGCATGTTCCGGTCCGCCGCCGCCTGGGCCAGCAGCAACGCCTCGGTGAGGCCACCCGTCTTGTCGAGCTTGATGTTCACTGCGTCGTATTTCCCGACCAGTCCGTCGAGCGTCTGCAGGTCGTGCACCGCTTCGTCCGCGCAGACCGCAACCGGCCGCTCGATACCGGCGAGGGGGGAATCATCGAGAGCCGGCAGCGGCTGCTCGATCAGTTCGACGCCCAATTCCGCACAAGCCCGGAACAAGTCCGGCAGCTGGTCGGGGGTCCAGCCCTCATTCGCATCGACGATGAGGCGACTGTCGGGGGCAGCGCGCCGCACCGCCTTAAGGCGCGCGATATCACCATCTCCGGTGCCAAGCTTCAGCTTGAGAAGCGGCCGGTCCGCATAGCGGGCAGCCTGCTCGCCCATGGCTTCGGCACTCGCGAGGCTCAGCGTGTAGGCCGTGACCAGGGGCTTGAGCTCGGGCAGTCCGGCCATCAGCCATGCGGGCCGGCCCGAACGCTTTGCCGCCAGATCCCACAGAGCGCAGTCGATCGCATTGCGCGCCGCGCCCGCCGGCATGCTGGTCCGCAGCGCCTCCCGGTTAATGCCGTTCTCGATATCGCGCCGCAGCCCCTCGATTGCCGCCGTGACGGATTCGACCGTCTCGCCGTAATGGGCGTAAGGCACGCATTCGCCCCGGCCAATGGCGCCGCCTTCCTCCAGGGTGACCACGACCACCTCCGCCGAGGTCTTCGAGCCGCGCGAGATGGTGAACGAACCGGCGATCGGCCAGCTCTCATGGGCTATCTTGAGGGTGGGCATGGGCGGCGGCCTACAGCTTAGCGAGGGAATTGCGCAATGACATTATCGACAATCGAGGCAATTCCATAGCGAATCGGGTCGGTCGCGGGGAGACTGTAGTCGCGCGAAACGCTATCGAGATAGGCCTTGGCCTCGTTATCCCCCAGGGCTTGGGTGTTGACCGCAATGCCCACGCAGCGGATTGCCGGATTGGTGAGCTGCCCCTCGAGGATGGTGCGGTCGATCACCTGGCCGATGGTCGGCAAGGGGTGCTCGACCCCGCGCATGGTCTTGCGGGTCGGCTCGTGGCACACCACGAAGGCATCGGGCTGGGCACCGTGCAGCAGGCCGAGCGTCACTCCGGCGAAGGAGGGATGGAAGAGCGAGCCTTGGCCCTCGATCACATCCCAGTGGCTGGGTGCGGCCGCGGGCGAGATCCATTCGGCCGCGCCCGAGATGAAGTCGGCAACCACCGCATCGATCGCAACGCCGCGCCCGGAGATCAGCACGCCCGTCTGGCCGGTGGCGCGGAACTCTGCGTCGAGCCCGCGGGCCCGCATTTCCTTTTCCAGCGCCAGGGCGGTGTATTTCTTGCCGACGGAGCAGTCGGTGCCTACCGTCAGAAGCCGCAGCCCCGGCCGCTTGGTGCCCTTGCCGGTCGCGAAGGCGTGATCGGAGAACCGCACATCATGCAGCTTGCGGCCGTGCCTCCGCGCAGCCTCGGCGATGGCCGGCACCGAGGCCAAGCGCTTATGGAGGCCGGTTGCCACATCAAGCCCCGAGTCCAGCGCCTCCACGATGGCCGAGACCCAGTGGTCCGGCAGCACGCCGCCCGCATTGACCACGCCGACGACCATGGTCTTCGCCCCCGCGGCAGCCGCTTGCGCAATGGTCATGTCCTGCAGTCCGCAGTCCGCCTTGCATCCGGGCAGCCGCATTTGCCCGATGCACCAATCACGTCGCCAGTCCACCACGCCCTGCGCCGTCTTGGCCGCCAGCTGGTCATGAACATCGCCCAAAAACATCAGGTAGGGCTTGGCAATTTCCATGAATACGTCTCCCGAGATCCCGCCGCAGCGACATGACGCGCGGACAGCATGTCAAACACTGAAACGCGCCTGTCCGCAAGGGGCGGGCAGGCGCCTATGTCGTCGCAGGATGGGAGCGTCATCCGGGGGTAGGGCGCTGCCGGCTCGCCTGGGCTGAGAGAGGCGAGCCGGCGGCTGGAGTCAGCCTTTGATCCGCCCGGAGGACTTGCCGAGCATCAGGTAGATCTTGCCGGCTTCGGTGGCGAGGCAGGCATCCACGAGGTCATCGCCGTTTCGCGCACCGGAGACTGCGTCGAGCAAGCTCTCGAACTCAGACATGTAGCTGCGGACGTCGGCCTGGAACGCCGCCTCATTGCGATAGCGCTGAGCGATGCTCTGACGCAGCGCGTCGCTTTCGAGCTCCCACAGCCGGCGCATGAAGGCATCGCGCTCGCCGCCCTTGTAGCGGCGCCAGATATCCGCGGGGGGCGTTTCGTCGAGGGCCCGCGTCAGGTCGACGGAAATGTCGTAGAGCCGCGCGAAGATCTTCTGTGCCCGATCCGGCAGCAGCGAGAGCGGCATCTCGGCGCTTTCCTCGAGTGACGGTGCCGGGGCCTCTTCCGGCTCGTCGGCCGGCACCGCAAGGATGGGCTCTGCGAGGCGGCTCGAGGCGCTGTCCTTCGCCTGCGGCGCGCCCCCGGGGAGCTCAACCTGGGCGGCGGCGGGATCGTGGGGTCCCGCCTCGGCAGCGAAGCTCCGCTCCGGCTGCCACGGTTTCAGGGCGCCAGACGTCCTGGCCGTAGCGACCATGGACGTGGCGCCCTCAGATTTTCCCAGGCGACGGCCCCCGTCCACCTTTTCGGGAATCTGGATGCCGGGACCGGACAGGTCCAGCGACTTGCCGTGCCGCTTGACCACCTCGGCCAGCGCCGTGAGCGCCGCCAGCTGGTCGGCCACCACCTGCCGCATAGCATCCGCGTTGCTGCGGGTCTCCTCAGGCAGCTCGAAGATCGCGCGCCGCATCTCGTCGCGGGTCGCCTCGATCTCTTTCACCACCGTTTGGGCGGCCGCGCGCATTTCCTGGGCCGTCTCGTTGAAATGGCCGCTCGTGTTGGACAGAAGCTCGCTCATCGCGGCGAGCGCCCGGTCATATTGCGCCTGCAGCTTCTCGGCGGCAGCCGCAATCTGGCTGTCGGCCTCGACCTGGAGCCGTTTCAGCTCCTGGTCGAAGCTGCGCACCGTCTGACCGGTCTGGTTCTCGAGCTGGGTGCCGACCTCGCGCGCCCGGCGCTCGACAAGGAGCAGCGACTCCTCCACCAGCCCGGTGAAGCTGCGCATGACGTTGTCGAGCTCTTCCGTCTTCTTGCCCAGGCGGTCCAGTACCGCATCGAAGCTTTCCTCGCGGCTGTCGACGATGCGGTCGACCTCGGACTTGAACGCCTGCATGGTCTCGGTCAGCAGGCGCGTCATGTCGCCCATACGCGCGACCACCGCCTCGCTGGTGCCGCCAACGCTGTTGGTCACCTCCGATCCGGTCCGGGCAAACTGCTCCATCACGGCGCGGCTGCGCTCCTCGAGCTGGCGGTTCATATCGAGGCCCATGGTTTCCAGCTGACGGGTGAGCTGCTCGGCCGTACCCGTGAAGCTCTCCATCGTGGATTGGGTGAGGGTGCTCACCTGCGTGGACAGCTTCGTGGTCAGCTCGCTCAGCTCGCCGGACAGCTTGCCGCCGATCGAGCCGAACTCCTCCATGGCGGTGGTGCTCGCGGTCTCCAGCTGATCGTGGAGGGCGCTGGTGATGAGCTGAAGATCGGTCGTGATCCTGGCGCTCGTGCCCTGCACGCGGCTGGTGATATCGTTGCCCTGTGCCGAGAGCGCGCCGAGAATGTCTTCGACCGCCTTCTGCAACTCTCCTGTGAGGCCTTGGCTGATCCGCTCGAGGCGGGTGTCGAGGTCGGTTGCGCTCTCCGCCAGCTGGGAGGTGAAGTAGTCGTTCGCCGCAGTCAGGTGCTTGGCGAACTTGGCCCCGGCATCCTCCAGGCGCAACGCCGTCTCCGAACCGGTGGTCTCCAGCGTGATCGTGGCCCGGTCGAGATGGTGGGATACGTCGCTGGTCGCCCGCTCGAACCGGTCGGCAATGCTGCTGCCGACGATCCCGACCCGGTCGGCCACCTGCTCCACCACCCGGTCCACGTCCTCGAAGATCTGGTTGCCGGCCTTCTCCACCACATCCTTGAAGATGATGCTGGCCGACTGAAGCTTCTCCGTCACCGCGGCTGCCGTGCGATCGAAACGGTCGGTCGACTCGTCCAGCCGGTGGGTGACCTCCGCGGACGTGCTGTTGAAGCGCTCCACCACCTCCGTGCCGATCTTGGCGATGCTTTCGCGGACCGAGCCTGCGGCCTGGTCCATATGGGCGAAGACCTCGTCATTGGTCGACAGTATGGTGCGGTTGAAGTTGTCCGCAGCGAGATGCACCTGGCTGACGAGCTTGCTGCCGGCGATCTCCAGGTTCTGGTTGACGCCGGACGCAGCCTCGCCGAACTCGTCGAGCACCCGCCGGCTGATCGTGTCGAGGGTGGTGGAGATATTGCCGGCGAGGCTGCCCACGTCGGCGCGCATGCGCTCGCGGGCGCCCTCGACGGTGGTCGAGAGAGATTCGAGCAGCTTGTCGATATTGCTGCCCACCTCGGTTCCGGTCTGGTTGACGGCGAAGGTGAGGGAAGCCACCGTCTCGCCAAATCTGCCCACGACGGTCTCGCCGGTATCGCCCACCGACTTGGTGATGATCCCTGCCGTGTCGTTGAGCTGCGCCACGAGGCGCTCGCTCGTGCTCTCCAGGTCGCGATGCACGGTGTCCACCAGGAGCCCCACGCGCCCGACCAGCTGGTCGCTCGTGGCGCTGATGGCTTGGTTGACCCCATCCAGCGCATCGCCGACCTCGCCGACGATCCGCTCCCGGGTCGCCGCAAGGTCGCTCTGCACGAGCCCTGCAATCTGACCGAGACTGCCGACCACCTCCTCGCCGGTGGCGGACAGCTGGCGGCTGACGCTGCCGGTCATCTCGCTGACTTCGCTGACCACCCGACCGCTGGTTGCGGACAGGCTCTCGGTCAGGGTGCCGATGACGCTGCCAAGCTCGTCGCCCACCCGCATGGCGGAGTTGTCGAGCTCGGAGCGGATCGAGCCCGCCACCTGTTCCACATGGTTGATGGTCCGCTCGCTCGCCACTTCCAGGTTGCGGGCCACCGTGCCGGCCAGCGAGCTGATGCGGCCGACCACCTTGTCGCCGGCGCTTTCCAGCGACAGGTTGACCGAGCTGACCATATCGCCGATCTCGCCGAGCAGACGCTCGCCGGTGGCGTGCAGCCCCTCGGTGACCGAGCCGGTGAGAGTGGCGATCTGCGCCACCGTGCGTTCCCCGGTGCTGTCGAGGCTGCTGGTGACCGCGCCGACCATGTCCCCGATTTCCTGCACCACTCGGGTGCTGGTCTGGTCCAGGCTCTCGTTGATCGAACCGGCGACATCGCCGACCTGCGACACGAGGCGGACGCTCGTCGCCTCGAGATTCCCGGCGATCATTCGCACCGAACGATCGAGCTCCTCCGCCACCCGCTGCGTCGAGCTGTCGAGGCTCGCGTGCACGAGCTCCACCGCCTCGCCAACCTTGGTGGACAGGCGGTCGCCCGCGCTCTCCACGATCCGGTTCACCTCGCCCGTGGCGCTGTCGATCTGGCTCGACAACCGCTCGCTCGCGCCCTCGAAGCTGCTGCGGAACGTCTCGGTGGCATTGTCGAAGTGTTCGATCACCCGGTCGCCCAGGCTGCCAACCGCGTTATTGGTCCGCCCGGCGGCATCCTCGATCTGGCCGACAAGCCGCTGGGTGGTGCCGTCGAGAGTGTAGGTGACGCTGGTCGCGGCCTCCTCGATGCGGCCCAGGACACGCTCGCTGACCCCCTCCACATCGCGGGCAAAGCGCACGCCGGTTCCATCGATGCGGCCGGTGACGTCCGTGGTGATCCGCTCGAACAGCGAACTTGCCTCATCCAGACGGTTTCCGAGGCTCTTGACCGTGTCGTCCAGCCGGATGAACAGCTGGTCGCCGGCTTGGTCGAGCGTCTGCGCCACGTCCCCGGCCCGGGCGTCGAACCGGCTGAGAATGGAATCGGCGGACCGGTCCATAATCGTCGCGACCTGGTCGGATGTCGCCCTGAAGTGATCGGCCACCCGGGCGTGGGTTGAATCGAACCGCTCGAGGACGCGCAAGGCGTTCTGTTCCATCCGTTCGGAGATCTCCGCATTCGCGGAATCGAACCGGTCGATGAACTGCGCCGAGCTCTGCTCCATCCGCTCGGTGATCTCGCTGCCGGAGCGCTCGAGGTAATCGAACAGTTCGGATCGGGCGCGCGAGAGGTTCTCGATGAAGCCTGAACTCGCGCTCAGCAGTCGTTCGGCGACGGCGCCCCCGGCCATATCGATCTGCTCGGCGAGTTCGGAGCCCGACCGTTGCAGCTGCTGGGCGACCTCATGGGACGATTCACGCAGCTGATAGCTCACGTTCGAGCCGGTGGTCTGAAGCAGCTCCAGCACCTCCCCGGTCGACTCCCGCAGCTCCTCGTGGAACTTGCTGCTGATCTCGCCGAGGTTTGATACGGCCTCCGCATGGGCGCCCGAGACATCGCTGCTGGTTGCGCGAATAAGCTGCACGAATTCTTCGCTGGCCTGCTTGAAGCGGGCATGAATGGCATCCGCCGTGCCGTTGACGTGGTTGACGAAGCCCTGGTTGGCCTCGTCGATCCCGGATGTGGCGAGCCGCAGGGACTGCACCACGTCGCTGGCGCTCTGCTGGATCTGGCCGGAGAACTGCTCGGTCATCCGGCCCATCTCGGTCGAGATCTGCAGGTTGGTGTCGGTAAGCGACTTGGCGGAGTGCGACAGGGCCTCCACCTGTGACGACAACTCGCCTGAGAAGACGCGGATATCGTCCAGCACCTTGGTCGACAGCGACTCGAGGCGCCCGGTCTGTGCCGTGATCTCCGCGCTCGCGGAGCTGGTCCGGTTCGCAATGGTCTCGATCGTGCCGGCAAGTTCCTCAGTCGAGGATTTCAAGCCGTGCTCGAGAGAGTGCAGAGTGGCGCTGGCCTGGTCAATGATGTTGCGCAGCGAGCCTGAGCTGTCCTCCACACGGGTGAGCAGCGGTCCGGTCTCGGAGCTCAACATATAGACGGTTTCTTCCAGCGCAGTCCGTTGGCTCTCCAGGCCGCTCACCAGCGTGCGGATGCGCTCCTCGTTGCCGCCGAAGGCTCGTTCCAGCGCGGAGATCTCCTTGTGGACCAGCGTCTCGAGCTCGCTTGCCCTCTGGATCGCCTGCTCCACGCTGCTCAAGAGATTCGCCACCTCGCGCCGCACGGTCTCGGTGACCGTGGACAGCTCCTCGCTGGCGACGTCCTGCGGGCGCACCAGGCGGATGGCCGTCTGGACCAGCGTTTCGGAGACCTGCCGCATGTGCTGGGCGCGGCGCATCATATAGGCAATGCTCCAGATCAGCAGCACCGGCAGGCCGGCCACGATGGCGAGAGTGGCCGCCGGCAAAGTGGGCGCTGAGGCCGCGAGGTTGCGCCCCGGCTCGGAGCCGAAATAGCCGATCAGGGAAGTGACCGCGATGACGACCCACAGGACGGAAATGACGGCAGCACCCCAGTATGGCAAGCTCGACGGCTTCCGCTTCAAGCTGCCGATCAGGGCTGCCGTCGTGGGCTCGTTCTCATTGGCCGGGCGACCGGACAGCGGCGCCCCGCCGCGCCGGCGGTCGACCTCAGGCGCGGCATCGTCAGCCGGCACGGTCCGCGATCGTTCGAGTTCGCTTGCGGATCGCCTCATGAGACGCCTCTGCGACCTTCTGCGTGGGTCGATAGGGTTGCTGGTCATACTCTGGTTCTCCGCAACGCACTTAATCCCGCCCGCTGAATCATCAGACTCACGTGCATCTGTTTTCCGCCGAGGAGGACACTAAACAGTGGGAATACCAGCTGAACAAATGTATTTAGTGCGTCTGTCCCCATCATTCACCATATATGGTAGTCATGCCGCTGCCCAACCCGCCGCACGGGCGCAATCCATCCTCACCGCTTATTCCGCAAACGGTGTTGCATGACAACCACAGACGTGTGGATCAAACGCTGCAGCGTGGCCTCCGCTCGTCCCTCCAAGTGCAGTCGCCTACAATACCTTAATAAATGAAACGGACAAACCCACCCTGAATTCACCCTTTTGGCTAAATGTATTGTTGGTTAATATCCTTCGTTTTCAAGGGGTTATGATGGGAAAGGCGTAGCTGGCGCGAACTCATGGTCTCCGGTGCGAGTCGAGGCCAGGTCCGTTTTGTTAACCATTTGACAACGGTTGGCGGCTATGGATATTTGTTTTTTCGTCCTGGATCGGTATGGCTTCAGCCCGCAATGACAGGGGTCCCGTGCGGTCGACGGGAGGGCCGCCGATGCCGATCGATTTCGAGCACTTGAATCAGTATACCGCCGGGGACAAATCCCTGGAGGCGGAGGTGTTGCGTCTGTTCGCCGAAACCGCGGCGGCGGCGCAGGCTGTGCTCGACACGACGAGCTCCGCGGAGGAATGGCGGCGCGCCGCCCATAAGCTGAAGGGGTCGGCTCTGGCCATCGGGGCCTGGCAGCTGGCCGATCTCGCTGCCCGCGCGGAAATGTCCGGCCCGGCGCCGCCCGAGGGCCTGCAGCTGCTCGAAGCCGTGCGGTCAGAGGTCGCGGTGGTCACGGCCGCCATCGCAAGCGCTCCCGGATGCCTTGCTGATCGCTGATGCGACAAATGCGCGTCCGCCGAGAGCTGCCCAGCGCCCATATCGGACTATTCGTCGCGCGTGGTTTCATGCTAGAGGCTGGCGGCCGCCCCGGCCGGATGGATAACGACTTCCAATAGAGCAATGCCGAAGATTACCTTCATCGAATCCAATGGCACCACCCACATTGTCGATGCCGAGCCCGGTATGACGCTTATGGAAACCGCGGTGCGCAACATGGTGCCCGGCATAGACGCGGACTGCGGCGGAGCCTGCGCCTGCGCCACGTGCCATGTCTATGTGGATCCCGAGTGGTTCGACAAGCTCGGCACGCGCAATGAGATGGAGGAGGACATGCTCGACTTCGCCTTTGATGTGCGCGAGAACAGCCGGCTGTCCTGCCAGGTGAAGGTCACCGACGCGTTCGACGGGCTTGTGGTCCGCATTCCGGAAAAGCAATTCTAAGCCGGGCCCGCGCGCTCTTTCATCATTTGGCCAGACTTGCACCGAACAGACCCTCGCTTGGGTGTGCGATGCGCGAGGTGCTCTTTGAATGCAACTTCAGGTATTGAAGAATCAGTGGCTTTCTCTAAGGTGGTGCCACAACATGTCAGCATGGGAGGCTGATCATGAACAGGGCACGTCGTCCCGGGCGGGCGAAGTGTTGGTCCGTGTTCTGTATCGTTCTCAGTGGCGTGATGGTTCAGGGGTGCGTACCCAAGGTCGGGTCGGAATGGTTCAGCAGGGTGACGGCGAGGCCCTTGGCGCAAGGTGAGTTGACGCCGGTTGCCGCGGTCGAGCAGCATCTGGTGACCGCCCCCGGCCCCGAAGTTTCGGTGGAATTCGAAGCCATCGTACCCCGGCCGAAACCGGCCGACCGGCCGAGCGTCCGCGCCACGCGCTCAGCAAAGCCGGCGCGCGCCGTCGCCATGAAACGACAGCAGCTGCCGGAGGACCGGGCCGGGATGCCTCCGGTCGAGGTGCCGTCGAACAGCGATCCGGCGGCGGCCCTCGACAGCGGCGCGGAACCCGTGCCGGATACGACGACGCCGGCACCTGC
Above is a window of Rhodoligotrophos defluvii DNA encoding:
- a CDS encoding DUF2852 domain-containing protein, which translates into the protein MTLTKTTGRRWTPLSVATLVLGFMVWWPIGLAVLAYILWGGQIDDDFRRLRDRLSERNGSNHRFGFSRTWCSGMHMHTSTGNAAFDKYKRETLRRLEEEQRAFSDYVERLRAARDQEEFDRFMAERRQVAPEGPSVS
- a CDS encoding threonine ammonia-lyase, which translates into the protein MSIEEVQLPRYEDVAAAARRLRGRAVRTPLLGTPSLDDKLGFRLRIKAETLQRTGSFKFRGAFNRISQIDRAQNPGGVVAYSSGNHGQGVAAAAALCGLPAVVVMPADSPQIKLRNTAGYGAEVVTFDRAKEDREVIAARIAHDRKAVIVPPYDDPAIIAGQGTAGLEVAEQAKAAELAIDHLVAPVSGGGLIAGIALAMEQLSRGTKLWTAEPAQFDDHARSLAAGRREQNAALSGSICDALMARSPGVLTFAINQPRLAGGLVVSDDEVRDAMAVAFDVLKLVIEPGGAVALAAVLTGKLDIAAGETVVVVASGGNVDRRSFAEALAAGGSL
- the dgcA gene encoding N-acetyl-D-Glu racemase DgcA, whose product is MPTLKIAHESWPIAGSFTISRGSKTSAEVVVVTLEEGGAIGRGECVPYAHYGETVESVTAAIEGLRRDIENGINREALRTSMPAGAARNAIDCALWDLAAKRSGRPAWLMAGLPELKPLVTAYTLSLASAEAMGEQAARYADRPLLKLKLGTGDGDIARLKAVRRAAPDSRLIVDANEGWTPDQLPDLFRACAELGVELIEQPLPALDDSPLAGIERPVAVCADEAVHDLQTLDGLVGKYDAVNIKLDKTGGLTEALLLAQAAADRNMRIMVGCMLATSLAMAPAMIVAQRAAVVDLDGPLLLARDREPGIRFEGSTMFPPPPELWG
- the dgcN gene encoding N-acetyltransferase DgcN, whose translation is MEIAKPYLMFLGDVHDQLAAKTAQGVVDWRRDWCIGQMRLPGCKADCGLQDMTIAQAAAAGAKTMVVGVVNAGGVLPDHWVSAIVEALDSGLDVATGLHKRLASVPAIAEAARRHGRKLHDVRFSDHAFATGKGTKRPGLRLLTVGTDCSVGKKYTALALEKEMRARGLDAEFRATGQTGVLISGRGVAIDAVVADFISGAAEWISPAAAPSHWDVIEGQGSLFHPSFAGVTLGLLHGAQPDAFVVCHEPTRKTMRGVEHPLPTIGQVIDRTILEGQLTNPAIRCVGIAVNTQALGDNEAKAYLDSVSRDYSLPATDPIRYGIASIVDNVIAQFPR
- a CDS encoding Hpt domain-containing protein; translation: MPIDFEHLNQYTAGDKSLEAEVLRLFAETAAAAQAVLDTTSSAEEWRRAAHKLKGSALAIGAWQLADLAARAEMSGPAPPEGLQLLEAVRSEVAVVTAAIASAPGCLADR
- a CDS encoding 2Fe-2S iron-sulfur cluster-binding protein; its protein translation is MPKITFIESNGTTHIVDAEPGMTLMETAVRNMVPGIDADCGGACACATCHVYVDPEWFDKLGTRNEMEEDMLDFAFDVRENSRLSCQVKVTDAFDGLVVRIPEKQF